The Paramisgurnus dabryanus chromosome 3, PD_genome_1.1, whole genome shotgun sequence genome includes a window with the following:
- the LOC135744811 gene encoding C-signal-like, with amino-acid sequence MMAAAAAVKACNVLITGANRGLGLEMVKQLAEGSCPKRQIFAGCRDPAGPRSEKLRELAEKHPGIITIVQLDVTNPSSIKESVKKVAPMLEKNGLNLLVNNAGVLAHGTMLSTSDQEMRDAFNTNLMGPFTVTKEYLPYLRTAAKASGTSGMSCEKAAIINISAGLGSMTQMLTLYSNFPTFSYSVSKAGLNMLTVYTSTEVKNDEILCVSIHPGWVKTDMGGDKAPLEMKESVEELLRVMSGLTEKQHAGFLDYKGQTLPW; translated from the exons ATGatggcagcagcagcagcagtaaAAGCATGCAATGTCCTGATCACAGGAGCCAACCGGGGCTTGGGTTTAGAAATGGTCAAGCAACTCGCGGAGGGTTCTTGTCCAAAGCGCCAGATTTTCGCCGGCTGCCGTGACCCTGCTGGTCCGAGATCTGAG AAACTGAGAGAACTTGCTGAAAAGCACCCTGGCATTATCACCATTGTCCAATTAGATGTAACCAATCCATCCAGCATCAAAGAGTCTGTTAAGAAAGTGGCTCCTATGCTGGAGAAGAATGGTTTGAATCTGCTGGTGAATAATGCAGGCGTGCTTGCACATGGCACCATGCTGTCCACCTCAGATCAAGAAATGCGTGATGCTTTCAACACCAACCTAATGGGACCTTTCACAGTCACCAAG GAGTACCTGCCATACCTACGCACTGCAGCCAAAGCCAGCGGCACATCAGGCATGTCATGTGAAAAGGCGGCTATCATTAACATCTCTGCTGGACTTGGCTCCATGACTCAAATGCTTACGTTGTACTCCAATTTTCCAACATTCTCATACAGTGTCAGCAAG GCAGGTCTTAACATGTTGACTGTGTACACCTCTACGGAGGTAAAGAACGATGAGATCCTCTGTGTTTCCATTCATCCAGGATGGGTTAAAACTGACATGGGTGGAGATAAA GCACCTCTTGAAATGAAAGAAAGTGTGGAAGAGCTTCTGCGTGTCATGAGCGGTCTTACTGAGAAGCAGCATGCTGGATTCTTGGACTACAAAGGACAAACTCTTCCCTGGTAA